From the Kribbella sp. CA-293567 genome, the window GGCCACGACCTGACCGCCAACCAGCTCGGCGTCCTCGGTGCACTCGGCAAACACGACGCGATGACGATCGGCGAGCTGGCCGCGCACGAGCAGGTCAAGCCGCCGTCGATGACGCGGATCGTGTCCAACATGGAGGAGGCGGGCCTGGTGGTCCGCCGCCCGCACGAGACCGACAAGCGTCAGATCGTGGTCGATCTGACCCCGGCCGCGCACGACCTGCTGCTGGCCAACCGCCGGCGGCGCGACGAGTGGCTGCAGACGAAACTGAAGAAACTGACTCCTGAGGAGCGCGACATCCTGCGCAAGGCAGCACCTGTTCTAGAGCGCCTGGCGGCCACGTGAGCCCGACCTTCCGCGCGCTGAAAGTCCGCAACTACCGGCTCTACGCCACCGGTGCCATCATCTCCAACGTCGGCACCTGGATGCAGCGGGTCGCCCAGGACTGGCTGGTCCTGGAGCTGACCCATTCCGGCACCGCCCTCGGTATCGTCACCGGCCTGCAGTTCCTGCCCGCCCTGCTGGTCTCCCCGTACGCCGGGCTGATCGCCGACCGGTTCCCCAAGCGCCGGGTGCTCACCATCACCCAGATCGCGATGGGCGCCGTCGCGCTGTTCCTGGGCGCGCTGACCGTCTTCGGTCTGGTCGAGGCCTGGCACGTGTTCGCGCTGGCCTTCGTGTTCGGGATCGGTACGGCGTTCGACGCGCCGACCCGGCAGGCGTTCGTGGTCGAGATGGTCGGCAAGGACGAGTTGTCCAACGCCGTCGGCCTGAACTCGGCCTCGTTCAACGCGGCCCGGCTGATCGGCCCCGGCCTGGCCGGCCTGCTGATCCACTGGATCGGGACCGGGCCGGTGATCATCATCAACGGTCTGAGCTACGCGGCGGTGATCCTGTCGCTGCACCTGATGCGCTCCAGTGAGCTGCACACGCCCAAGGTGGCGGCCCGGGACAAGGGCATGATCCGGGACGGGATGCGCTACCTGTGGCGCCGTCCCGATCTGATGATGGTGCTGGTGACGGTGTTCTTCGCCGGCTGTTTCGGGCTGAACTTCCAGATGACGTCGGCGCTGATGGCGGTCAGCGAGTTCCACAAGGGCGCGGGGGAGTACGGCATCCTCGGCTCGATCCTGGCGATCGGCTCGTTGGCCGGTGCGCTGATGGCGGCCCGCCGGGTCCGCACCCGCGGCCGGCTGGTGATGGGCGCGGCCCTGGCCTTCGGGGTGATGGTCATCGTCAGCGGCCTGATGCCGACGTACCTGACCTTCGCGCTGGTGCTGCCGCTGGTCGGCTTCACCGCACTGACGATGCTCACCGCGGCGAACGCGACCATGCAGCTCGGGATCGAGCCGACCATGCGGGGCCGGGTGATGGCGCTCTACATGACCGTCCTGATGGGCGGCACCCCCATCGGCTCGCCGTTCATCGGCTGGGTCGGCCAGGAGTTCGGCGCCCGCTGGTCGCTGGTGGTCGGCGGCAGCCTGACCCTGCTCGGCACCATCGCCTCGGTGCTGTACTTCTCCCGTCGCCGGGGCCTGGCGATCCGCCCACACCTGCTGCCGCGGCCACGGCTGGACATCCTCAGCCCGACCACGGACCTGCTGGGCGAGAAGTCGACGCTGACCGGCTCGTCGACACCCACCGCCGCAGACTCCACTGCTGTAGCCGCCACGCCGACCGAACCAGTCAAGCCTCGCGTCGCTTAGCCGCCGGAGGTGCCCCCGCACTCGAGTTGCGGGCTGGGGCGTTTCCACCAGGCGATCTCGTTCGCGGGAGGTAAGCGGTGCCGCCTGGGGTCAGGTTGCGTGCCACGCGCACAATGGGGCGTGACTCATTTCGACTTGGTGGTCGTCGGCAGCGGTTCGGGCAACACGATCGTGACCAAGCAGTTCGCGGACCGGAAAGTGGCGATCGTCGAGCGCGGTACCTTCGGCGGTACCTGCCTGAACGTGGGCTGCATCCCGACCAAGATGTTCGTGCACACCGCCGACCTGGCCGCCGTGCCGTCGCACAGCTC encodes:
- a CDS encoding MarR family winged helix-turn-helix transcriptional regulator, whose amino-acid sequence is MPEVVAQQVKSDVGLASALRSSTLRLSRQLRRQRVGGHDLTANQLGVLGALGKHDAMTIGELAAHEQVKPPSMTRIVSNMEEAGLVVRRPHETDKRQIVVDLTPAAHDLLLANRRRRDEWLQTKLKKLTPEERDILRKAAPVLERLAAT
- a CDS encoding MFS transporter; its protein translation is MSPTFRALKVRNYRLYATGAIISNVGTWMQRVAQDWLVLELTHSGTALGIVTGLQFLPALLVSPYAGLIADRFPKRRVLTITQIAMGAVALFLGALTVFGLVEAWHVFALAFVFGIGTAFDAPTRQAFVVEMVGKDELSNAVGLNSASFNAARLIGPGLAGLLIHWIGTGPVIIINGLSYAAVILSLHLMRSSELHTPKVAARDKGMIRDGMRYLWRRPDLMMVLVTVFFAGCFGLNFQMTSALMAVSEFHKGAGEYGILGSILAIGSLAGALMAARRVRTRGRLVMGAALAFGVMVIVSGLMPTYLTFALVLPLVGFTALTMLTAANATMQLGIEPTMRGRVMALYMTVLMGGTPIGSPFIGWVGQEFGARWSLVVGGSLTLLGTIASVLYFSRRRGLAIRPHLLPRPRLDILSPTTDLLGEKSTLTGSSTPTAADSTAVAATPTEPVKPRVA